Proteins encoded within one genomic window of Oncorhynchus masou masou isolate Uvic2021 chromosome 1, UVic_Omas_1.1, whole genome shotgun sequence:
- the znf366 gene encoding zinc finger protein 366: MMDIDVQGFRPDRRSPLREDLRPVSHPSLYLSQPPLDLNLPKLSPTREAYSTTFSPLTHHLPMGLEGIHYTQSEGSQKRKRTPVKMEGSESPTPGDMEEVERRGNTRTADLSNLPFSLPSHPRLSPSPMPIPGMIDLTRLQLHNRARSRYDPPMGLAMQVKQEPISPSPLWPPSPLLLHHPPPQFFPSLHPSLLPFPFFMPGPVMHLSPGAFYPREALRPSRCGPDGGPRGGMTSVEKLGLNIHIDDSYYVDVGGDQKRWKCRMCEKSYTSKYNLVTHILGHSGIKPHGCHLCGKLFKQLSHLHTHLLTHQGTRPHKCQVCHKAFTQTSHLKRHMMQHSDVKPYSCGVCGRGFAYPSELRAHELKHEKGQENVCVECGLDFPTLAQLKRHLTAHRGPTLYRCSECQKSFQYPSQLQNHMMKHKDIRPYICSECGMEFIQSHHLKQHTLTHKGVKEHKCRICGREFTLLANMKRHILIHTNIRAYQCHLCFKSFVQKQTLKAHMIVHSDIKPYKCKLCGKEFNRMHNLMGHMHLHSDSRPFKCLYCPSKFTLKGNLTRHMKVKHGIMDRGLDARVSRRQGRFCLSGPLGLLTRYSQEEPFDLSQKPRRPRPCLRLSQSDGESIPGSSCQDEDEEESLYRRSQYSPEVYQHHTGGQVYRSETAKQMYRQDMETSGQVYPPGADGEVYQPVPEPGDADKQLYQCVTGRQEYDSDTELGDQLYQPNLELGDQMYETESEAGEHHIGGKLCYPQSGNTGEHTYHSDSELGSQSYHSDPDQLEIGDQVYHSDPGEEMMDTPEPCEKDYHSDPGVLTKNVGTDEEEEEDLVRAGSRVEEEQRKQFRRYLSKEEYRRVRSYNDSKSSSSTE; this comes from the exons ATGATGGACATAGATGTCCAAGGTTTCAGACCAGACAGGAGGAGTCCTCTTAGGGAAGACCTGAGGCCTGTCTCTCACCCCAGTCTTTACCTGAGCCAACCTCCACTCGACCTGAACCTCCCCAAACTCTCCCCGACCAGAGAGGCCTACAGCACCACCTTCAGCCCTCTGACTCATCATCTCCCTATGGGCCTTGAGGGTATTCATTACACCCAGAGCGAAGGCTCCCAAAAACGTAAAAGAACTCCAGTCAAAATGGAGGGTTCTGAATCCCCCACTcctggagacatggaggaggtggAGCGTCGAGGCAACACCAGGACTGCTGATCTCTCCAACCTTCcgttctccctcccttctcatccgcgtctctctccctctcccatgccCATCCCAGGTATGATTGACCTGACCCGGCTCCAGCTGCACAACAGGGCTCGGTCCAGGTATGATCCACCTATGGGCCTCGCAATGCAGGTGAAACAGGAACCAATCAGCCCCTCACCTCTgtggcctccctctcctctcctcctgcaccACCCTCCTCCCCaattctttccctctctccaccccagcctcctccccttccccttttTCATGCCTGGGCCTGTCATGCACCTCTCTCCTGGAGCCTTCTACCCCAGAGAGGCCCTCAGACCTAGTCGGTGTGGCCCAGACGGAGGCCCCCGTGGTGGGATGACCAGCGTTGAGAAGCTAGGTCTCAACATCCACATTGACGACAGCTACTACGTAGATGTAGGGGGAGACCAGAAGCGTTGGAAGTGCCGTATGTGTGAAAAGTCATACACCTCCAAGTATAACCTGGTCACACACATCCTGGGCCACAGCGGGATCAAGCCTCACGGCTGCCACCTGTGTGGGAAGCTGTTCAAGCAGCTGAGCCACCTGCACACCCACCTTCTTACCCACCAGGGCACAAGGCCACACAAGTGCCAGGTGTGCCACAAAGCCTTCACCCAGACCAGCCATCTGAAGAGACACATGATGCAGCATAGTGATGTGAAGCCATACAG ttgtGGGGTGTGTGGGAGGGGCTTTGCCTATCCTAGTGAGCTGCGGGCCCATGAGCTGAAGCATGAGAAGGGCCAGGAGAACGTATGTGTAGAGTGTGGTCTAGACTTCCCCACTCTGGCCCAGCTCAAGAGACACCTGACGGCCCACAGAGGACCCACcctctacag GTGTAGTGAGTGCCAGAAGAGCTTCCAGTACCCCAGTCAGCTGCAGAACCACATGATGAAGCACAAAGACATCCGGCCATACATCTGCAGCGAGTGTGGCATGGAGTTCATACAGTCCCATCACCTCAAacagcacacactcacacataaa gGGGTGAAGGAGCACAAGTGTCGTATCTGTGGTCGTGAGTTCACCCTTCTGGCCAACATGAAGCGCCACATCCTGATCCATACTAACATCCGGGCCTACCAGTGCCACCTCTGCTTCAAGAGCTTTGTCCAGAAACAGACCCTCAAGGCCCACATGATCGTGCACTCTGACATCAAACCCTACAAGTGCAAG CTGTGTGGGAAGGAGTTCAACAGAATGCATAACCTGATGGGCCATATGCACCTGCACTCTGACAGCAGGCCCTTTAAGTGCCTCTACTGCCCCAGCAAGTTCACTCTGAAGGGAAATCTCACCCGCCACATGAAAGTCAAACATGGGATCATGGATAGAGGCCTGGATGCAAGAG TGTCCAGGCGACAGGGGCGCTTCTGCCTGTCGGGCCCTCTGGGCCTCCTGACCCGTTACAGCCAGGAAGAGCCCTTTGACCTCTCCCAGAAGCCCAGGCGGCCGCGGCCCTGCCTGCGCCTCTCCCAGTCGGATGGGGAGAGCATCCCGGGGAGCTCCTGTCAGGacgaagatgaggaggagagtctGTACAGGAGGAGCCAGTACAGCCCTGAGGTCTACCAACACCACACTGGGGGACAGGTGTACAGGTCTGAGACAGCTAAACAGATGTATAGACAGGACATGGAAACTAGTGGACAGGTGTACCCTCCTGGGGCAGATGGTGAggtttatcagcctgttccaGAGCCAGGTGATGCAGATAAGCAGTTGTACCAGTGTGTGACAGGTAGACAGGAGTATGACTCTGACACAGAGCTAGGTGACCAGCTGTACCAACCTAACCTAGAATTAGGTGACCAGATGTATGAAACGGAGTCAGAGGCAGGTGAACACCACATAGGTGGCAAGCTGTGTTATCCACAGTCAGGTAATACAGGTGAACATACGTACCACTCAGATTCCGAGCTAGGTAGCCAGTCGTACCATTCTGACCCAGACCAGCTAGAGATAGGTGACCAGGTGTACCATTCTGATCCAGGCGAGGAGATGATGGACACACCTGAACCATGTGAAAAAGACTACCACTCAGACCCTGGTGTCTTAACAAAAAATGTAGGGactgatgaggaggaagaggaggatttGGTGAGAGCTGGGAGCAGGGTGGAGGAAGAACAGAGAAAGCAGTTTAGACGTTATCTTAGCAAGGAAGAATACAGACGTGTAAGGAGTTATAACGACAGTAAGAGTTCCTCTTCTACTGAGTAG
- the LOC135544589 gene encoding isotocin-neurophysin IT 2, producing the protein MTGAAVSVCLLYVLSVCSACYISNCPIGGKRSIMDTPQRKCMSCGPGEQGRCFGPSICCGEDVGCWMGSPETAHCMEENYLPTPCQVGGRPCGSDTARCASPGVCCDSEGCSADQSCFAEEEGDNQIGQSEGSNSADVILRLLHLADHTPPHRVHQ; encoded by the exons ATGACTGGAGCCGCCGTGTCCGTGTGTCTACTTTacgtcctgtctgtctgttcagccTGCTACATCTCCAACTGTCCCATTGGGGGCAAGAGGTCCATAATGGACACTCCACAGCGCAAG tgcatgtcttgtgggccagGGGAGCAGGGCCGCTGCTTTGGCCCCAGTATCTGCTGTGGGGAGGATGTGGGCTGCTGGATGGGCTCCCCGGAGACAGCACACTGCATGGAGGAGAACTACCTGCCCACCCCCTGCCAGGTGGGAGGGAGACCCTGTGGATCTGATACAGCACGCTGCGCCTCACCGGGAGTCTGCTGTGACTCAG AGGGCTGCAGTGCGGATCAATCTTGTTTTGCTGAGGAGGAAGGTGACAATCAAATCGGCCAATCAGAGGGCAGCAACTCTGCAGACGTCATCCTCAGGCTCCTGCACTTGGCTGACCACACGCCTCCTCATAGAGTCCACCAATGA
- the mrps27 gene encoding 28S ribosomal protein S27, mitochondrial, whose product MAAYTLKRCLGAVNVIHKCGNHRFIARRCLLSTSYTDTKLWDAREKDHQNLALLASLMDRTYDRNFPVSSLSISRFVDNISSREEVDQAEYYLYKFRHSPNCWYLRDWTVHSWVRQCLRYGARDKALHTLKNKVQYGMFPDDFTFNILIDSFIKDEDFKGACSVVEEVMLQESFDLPTTQILSLYALSNYLATKPELSMSEERALGASLLISGLKQDGSIGLSAQLLGCALLGKVEMGAGIHAVFRGMPLMWTPGYVGRALAVMERVAAAPGDDKLSKDAVDYLEGLLQDLSSASDSSSGEDDESGVEEGKKEEEVDEDDQAERDKLPLYASRFKVLSGQLQSRGKVDPSPLQVLVSILVQQSLASAEGPDMEQYQRKVGEWEAERQQLIRREKEMRERAEEERRAHQAAKAAAKQG is encoded by the exons ATGGCAGCCTACACTTTGAAGCGTTGTTTAGGAGCTGTCAATGTTATCCATAAATGTGGAAATCACCGTTTTATAG CTAGAAGATGTCTACTTTCCACATCATACACAGACACCAAATTATGGGACGCAAGAGAGAAAGATCATCAAAATCTGG CGTTGTTGGCCTCCTTGATGGATAGGACGTATGACCGAAACTTCCCTGTCAGCTCCCTGTCAATATCACGT TTTGTTGACAACATATCGTCAAGAGAAGAGGTTGATCAAGCAGAGTACTATCTGTATAA ATTTCGCCACAGCCCGAACTGTTGGTACCTCAGAGACTGGACTGTTCACAGCTGGGTCAGACAGTGTCTCAGATACGGGGCCAGAGACAAGGCCCTGCACACACTCAAGAACAAG GTGCAATATGGAATGTTCCCAGATGATTTCACATTCAACATTCTGATAGATTCCTTCATAAAAGATGAAGACTTCAAAG GTGCCTGTTCTGTCGTGGAAGAGGTGATGCTTCAGGAGTCTTTTGATCTGCCCACAACACAGATCCTGTCCCTGTATGCACTTAGCAATTACCTTGCAACCAAACCAGAGCTCAGC ATGTCAGAGGAGAGGGCTCTGGGAGCATCACTGCTGATATCTGGTCTGAAGCAGGACGGCTCTATAGGCCTCAGCGCTCAACTGCTGGGCTGTGCTTTACTAG gtaAGGTGGAGATGGGGGCAGGGATCCATGCTGTGTTCAGGGGCATGCCTCTGATGTGGACCCCAGGGTATGTGGGCCGGGCCCTGGCCGTCATGGAGAGAGTAGCTGCCGCTCCTGGAGATGACAAACTATCAAAGGATGCT GTGGATTACCTGGAGGGTCTGTTGCAGGACCTGTCCTCTGCTTCAGACTCCTCATCTGGAGAGGATGATGAGTCCggagtagaggaggggaagaaagaggaggaggtggatgaggacgaccaggcagagagagataagCTACCCCTCTATGCCAGCAGGTTTAAG GTTCTGAGTGGGCAGCTCCAGTCCAGGGGAAAGGTGGACCCTAGTCCCCTGCAGGTGCTGGTCTCCATCCTGGTCCAGCAGAGCCTAGCCTCAGCAGAGGGCCCTGACATGGAGCAGTACCAGAGAAAGGTGGGCgagtgggaggcagagaggcagcagctcatcagaagggagaaagagatgagggagagggctgaggaggagagacgggCCCATCAGGCAGCCAAGGCAGCTGCAAAGCAGGGCTGA